The following proteins are encoded in a genomic region of Candidatus Thermoplasmatota archaeon:
- the ilvD gene encoding dihydroxy-acid dehydratase encodes MARHQPNAPLRSDALKKGMSRAPARGLLRALGMKDNDMEKPLVAIANSFNTIIPGHMHLNKLVTEVKKGIEEAGGVAYEFGVPGICDGIAMGLDGMRYSLPSREIIADSVEAMVEAHVADGWVGVTNCDKITPGMLMACGRINVPSVILTGGPMMPGLYKNRKLDVISIFEAVGELAAGKITQEDFVEIEKRACPGPGSCSGLFTANTMACLTEALGLSLPGCATSHAISDEKLEIARETGALAVELAMKNVKPRDFVTRGSFENALRVDNAIGGSTNTCLHMIAIAKEFGITLELNLFDQISRETKHIVALKPGGDHFMIDLDRAGGIPAVLSRLAPKLRDEGTVRGDSILAIAKNAIVKDHDVVRELDKAYHEEGGIAILWGNLAEEGCVVKQSAVVPAMRRFEGSAKVFDTEKAATDAMLAGRIKPGDAVIVRYQGPKGAPGMPEMLSLTAILAGMGLGESVALVTDGRFSGGSRGLSVGHVSPEAFVGGALASVMDKDIIRISLDTREIEVLISQKEMRSRLKDKKPPKTNMSGYLKRYRDGVSSASLGALLE; translated from the coding sequence ATGGCGAGACATCAGCCCAATGCACCGCTCAGGAGCGACGCGCTCAAGAAAGGAATGTCCAGAGCCCCGGCGAGAGGACTGCTGCGAGCGCTCGGCATGAAGGACAATGACATGGAAAAGCCACTAGTAGCCATCGCCAACTCGTTCAACACGATCATTCCTGGACACATGCACCTGAATAAGCTCGTGACCGAGGTTAAGAAGGGGATTGAGGAGGCGGGCGGTGTCGCATACGAGTTCGGAGTCCCGGGAATATGCGATGGCATAGCCATGGGATTGGACGGGATGCGCTACTCGTTGCCATCCAGAGAGATCATAGCCGACAGCGTCGAAGCGATGGTGGAGGCACATGTCGCAGACGGCTGGGTTGGAGTCACGAACTGCGACAAGATCACTCCTGGAATGTTGATGGCTTGCGGGAGAATCAACGTGCCTTCTGTCATCTTGACCGGCGGCCCAATGATGCCTGGACTGTACAAGAACAGGAAACTGGACGTCATCTCAATCTTTGAAGCAGTGGGTGAACTCGCGGCCGGGAAGATCACACAGGAAGATTTCGTCGAGATCGAAAAGCGGGCATGCCCCGGGCCGGGATCGTGCTCCGGCCTGTTCACTGCCAATACAATGGCTTGCCTAACCGAAGCGCTAGGACTGAGCCTGCCCGGTTGCGCGACTTCTCACGCCATCTCAGACGAGAAACTGGAGATTGCTCGCGAGACTGGCGCGCTGGCGGTCGAACTGGCCATGAAGAATGTCAAACCAAGGGACTTCGTAACCAGGGGGAGTTTTGAGAATGCTCTCAGAGTCGACAACGCCATCGGTGGGTCTACGAATACCTGCCTCCACATGATAGCGATCGCGAAGGAGTTCGGGATAACGCTAGAGCTGAATCTCTTCGACCAGATATCCAGGGAGACCAAGCACATCGTCGCGCTGAAACCCGGTGGTGACCACTTCATGATAGACCTGGACAGAGCAGGGGGAATCCCGGCAGTGCTTTCGAGGCTCGCTCCCAAGCTGAGAGACGAGGGAACCGTTCGAGGCGACAGCATCTTGGCAATCGCCAAGAATGCCATAGTCAAGGATCACGATGTGGTTCGAGAACTGGACAAGGCGTACCACGAGGAGGGCGGAATCGCGATACTCTGGGGCAACCTGGCCGAGGAGGGGTGCGTCGTCAAGCAGTCGGCAGTCGTGCCAGCCATGAGGAGATTCGAAGGTTCAGCCAAGGTGTTCGACACCGAGAAAGCCGCAACGGATGCGATGCTCGCAGGCAGAATCAAGCCCGGCGATGCAGTCATCGTCAGGTACCAAGGTCCAAAAGGTGCTCCTGGCATGCCTGAGATGCTGAGCCTGACCGCCATCCTTGCGGGAATGGGTCTGGGTGAGTCTGTCGCCCTTGTCACTGATGGAAGGTTCTCAGGCGGAAGCAGAGGACTCTCTGTTGGACACGTTTCCCCGGAGGCATTCGTGGGAGGAGCTCTCGCGTCGGTCATGGACAAAGACATCATCAGAATAAGCCTCGATACTCGAGAGATAGAAGTCTTGATTTCCCAGAAGGAGATGAGATCCAGGCTGAAGGACAAGAAACCTCCCAAGACGAATATGTCTGGCTATCTGAAACGCTACAGAGACGGAGTATCCTCAGCGAGCCTAGGCGCCCTACTGGAATGA
- a CDS encoding aspartate kinase codes for MKLVMKFGGAGVADGDKLRKVGTIVRNFHKKDQQLVVITSAMYGVTDSLADIAKRSSKGDKKAVHEFMETTASKHRKAAEGAIMDEHILGRTMDVVNSRLDELRNILNGIAHIGELTPRSKDYVAGYGEKLSAPILQGVLEDLGIKSKALTGGEAGIVTDDHFGDANPLMNVSIHQIRQNLDPLLEERTVPVIGGYIASTQDGVQTTLGRGGSDYTASIIGSGIEADEVWVWKDVDGLMTANPKIVKNAKMIQTISFAEAMELAHFGAEVIHPKALECAARYQIPFRIKSLNDPDAKGTAIESAVKVKTGDVVKAITNINDVSLITVSGASMVGTPRLAAKVLQILTDEDIDVLMISQSSSEESITLAIPKVSGSKAQNALELSLLGSKQVREVSIEDGLSIVAVVGAGMRGTPGVAARVFGTMAENEVNIRAIAQGSSELNISFIIKKVDAKKAVEALHSDFRLGE; via the coding sequence ATGAAACTCGTCATGAAGTTCGGCGGTGCTGGTGTCGCGGACGGCGACAAGCTGAGGAAAGTGGGAACGATAGTTCGCAACTTCCACAAGAAGGACCAGCAGCTGGTGGTCATCACTTCCGCCATGTACGGGGTAACGGATTCCCTGGCCGACATTGCGAAGCGCTCAAGCAAGGGGGACAAGAAGGCCGTCCATGAGTTCATGGAGACAACTGCCTCGAAGCACAGAAAGGCGGCGGAAGGGGCAATCATGGACGAGCACATCCTGGGCCGGACGATGGATGTCGTTAACTCGCGGCTGGACGAGCTAAGGAACATCCTCAATGGCATTGCGCACATCGGTGAACTGACGCCCAGGTCGAAGGATTACGTGGCTGGATATGGTGAGAAACTCTCTGCGCCCATCCTGCAGGGCGTGCTCGAAGATCTCGGCATCAAATCGAAGGCACTCACCGGAGGGGAGGCAGGGATAGTCACTGATGACCATTTCGGGGACGCCAATCCTCTGATGAATGTGTCCATTCACCAGATAAGACAGAACCTCGATCCGTTGCTCGAAGAGCGCACTGTCCCTGTCATCGGCGGCTATATTGCGTCGACCCAGGACGGCGTCCAGACGACCCTTGGACGAGGTGGGTCCGACTACACAGCATCCATCATCGGTTCCGGGATAGAAGCCGATGAAGTATGGGTCTGGAAGGACGTTGACGGCCTTATGACTGCCAACCCGAAGATCGTCAAGAATGCAAAAATGATTCAAACGATATCGTTCGCTGAGGCGATGGAGCTGGCGCACTTCGGCGCTGAAGTGATCCACCCCAAGGCGCTCGAGTGCGCAGCCAGGTATCAGATACCATTCAGAATCAAGAGCCTAAACGACCCTGATGCGAAGGGCACTGCAATCGAGAGCGCGGTCAAGGTGAAGACCGGCGACGTTGTAAAAGCAATCACGAACATCAATGATGTCAGTCTGATAACAGTCAGCGGAGCGAGCATGGTCGGGACGCCGAGGCTCGCGGCGAAGGTCCTTCAGATACTCACAGATGAAGACATCGATGTGCTCATGATTTCTCAGAGTTCCTCAGAGGAGAGCATAACCCTTGCGATACCTAAAGTCAGCGGATCGAAGGCGCAGAATGCGCTCGAGCTCTCGCTGCTGGGCTCGAAGCAGGTAAGAGAGGTCTCAATCGAGGACGGGCTCAGCATCGTCGCTGTGGTCGGGGCTGGTATGAGAGGCACCCCTGGAGTAGCAGCGAGGGTCTTTGGCACGATGGCGGAAAACGAGGTTAACATAAGGGCCATCGCTCAGGGTTCCTCAGAATTGAACATATCGTTCATCATCAAGAAGGTCGACGCGAAGAAGGCCGTAGAGGCTCTTCACAGTGACTTCAGATTGGGTGAGTGA
- a CDS encoding homoserine dehydrogenase — translation MRVLLVGFGAVGQSFVDLVDQEARKLERDYGLRPKIVGVVDHLGAAISPEGIDIGKALSSKRVSKTLEGLGAEVYQEGKSGLDVINELECEVVIESTPTELKKGEPGLSHVKAAMKEGRNVICVNKGPLAIAMPALIELAHHNQVIFKFSGTVGGGTPVLDFAKKCLEGSKIKSISGILNGTSNYILSRMSADGVAMKDALAEAQRLGYAEADPTYDIGGFDTACKLVITSNYVLGTSLSIKDVEIEGITKVSNKDINMAKSNGSVVKLIGKVEKGARVSPEEIPATHPLNVSGTFNAVSFDTYPAGEITLVGKGAGGKETASSVLRDLIEIRRTFAR, via the coding sequence ATGAGAGTTCTCTTGGTAGGTTTTGGCGCAGTCGGCCAGAGTTTCGTAGACCTCGTGGATCAGGAAGCGAGAAAGCTCGAACGCGACTACGGCCTGAGGCCGAAGATAGTTGGAGTGGTTGACCACCTAGGAGCTGCCATCTCGCCTGAGGGTATAGACATCGGCAAGGCGTTGTCGTCAAAGAGGGTGTCCAAGACGCTTGAAGGTCTCGGAGCGGAGGTTTATCAGGAAGGGAAATCCGGCCTGGATGTCATCAACGAGCTGGAGTGCGAGGTCGTGATCGAGAGCACTCCAACTGAGCTCAAGAAGGGAGAGCCTGGATTGAGCCACGTGAAGGCCGCCATGAAGGAGGGGAGGAACGTAATATGCGTAAACAAGGGTCCGCTGGCCATCGCCATGCCTGCTTTGATCGAGCTGGCTCATCACAACCAGGTCATATTCAAGTTCAGCGGCACTGTAGGCGGCGGCACTCCAGTCCTGGATTTCGCGAAGAAATGCCTCGAGGGTAGCAAGATCAAGTCCATAAGCGGGATCCTGAACGGCACATCGAATTACATCCTCAGCAGGATGTCTGCTGACGGCGTCGCCATGAAGGATGCGCTCGCCGAGGCACAAAGGCTCGGATATGCTGAAGCAGACCCGACCTATGATATCGGCGGGTTCGATACCGCCTGCAAACTGGTAATCACATCCAACTACGTACTCGGGACAAGCTTGTCAATCAAAGATGTGGAGATAGAGGGAATAACTAAGGTCTCGAACAAAGACATCAACATGGCGAAGTCCAATGGTAGCGTGGTCAAGCTCATCGGCAAGGTTGAGAAGGGAGCGCGGGTCTCGCCAGAGGAAATCCCCGCAACTCACCCTCTCAATGTGAGCGGCACATTCAACGCGGTATCATTCGACACTTATCCCGCTGGCGAGATAACCCTCGTTGGAAAAGGAGCTGGAGGCAAGGAGACTGCTAGCTCGGTCCTCAGGGACCTGATAGAGATCAGGAGGACCTTCGCCCGATAG
- a CDS encoding threonine synthase, producing the protein MVSFELKCIECGKAHDIARPAYACSSCGNLLEIRMDTEAALKRASIGDFKKRPISVWKYREFIPVGPKAQVFSLDEGGTQMIECRRLAQEIGIKSLRIKFDGTNPTGSFKDRGMTVGITKAVELKMKTVTCASTGNTSASLAAYAGLAGLKCVVLIPEGKVALGKLAQAMMHGATVVTVRGNFDQALDIVMESSDRLGMYVLNSVNPFRIEGQKTAAYEICDQLGGLNPEYLYIPVGNGGNSAAYWKGFEEYESMGFVPGHPVIRGIQAEGAAPIANMFRSGSSELTPVRKPETVATAIRIGKPANWKKTVRAIKESGGSVTTVSDQEILNAQKSMATLAGVFAEPAGAAAVAGLVKDVELGMLDKSSIVVCVSTGHGLKDPDVAISQSVKPMVIDATIEALQKLLEAS; encoded by the coding sequence ATGGTCTCGTTCGAGTTGAAGTGCATCGAGTGCGGCAAAGCACATGACATTGCTAGGCCGGCCTATGCATGTTCTTCCTGCGGCAACCTCCTTGAGATCAGGATGGACACGGAAGCCGCGCTCAAGAGGGCCTCGATCGGGGATTTCAAGAAGAGGCCGATCTCGGTGTGGAAGTACCGAGAATTCATCCCGGTAGGACCGAAGGCACAGGTGTTTTCTCTCGATGAGGGTGGCACGCAGATGATCGAGTGTCGGAGGCTCGCGCAGGAGATTGGGATCAAGAGCCTCAGAATCAAGTTCGACGGGACAAACCCTACAGGATCTTTCAAAGACCGGGGCATGACGGTCGGGATAACCAAGGCTGTCGAACTCAAGATGAAGACCGTCACATGCGCCTCCACGGGTAACACGTCGGCATCACTTGCAGCGTATGCTGGGCTTGCTGGCCTCAAATGCGTCGTGCTCATCCCCGAGGGGAAGGTAGCCTTGGGAAAACTCGCTCAAGCAATGATGCATGGAGCTACTGTGGTCACCGTAAGAGGCAATTTCGATCAAGCATTGGACATAGTCATGGAGTCGTCTGATAGACTCGGCATGTACGTCCTGAACTCGGTCAACCCGTTCAGGATCGAAGGGCAGAAGACCGCTGCGTACGAGATCTGTGATCAGCTCGGCGGCCTCAACCCCGAATACCTCTACATTCCGGTAGGAAACGGGGGCAACTCTGCTGCCTATTGGAAAGGGTTCGAAGAGTACGAGTCCATGGGGTTCGTTCCTGGTCACCCAGTCATCAGAGGGATCCAGGCGGAAGGAGCAGCGCCCATCGCGAACATGTTCAGGTCGGGAAGCAGCGAGCTCACGCCCGTCAGGAAACCCGAGACCGTTGCCACTGCCATAAGGATCGGAAAACCAGCCAACTGGAAGAAGACCGTCAGGGCTATCAAGGAATCCGGTGGTTCGGTCACGACCGTGTCCGATCAAGAGATACTCAATGCCCAGAAGTCCATGGCCACGCTTGCAGGAGTATTCGCAGAACCTGCAGGAGCGGCAGCGGTTGCGGGTCTTGTCAAGGACGTCGAACTTGGCATGCTTGACAAATCATCGATTGTAGTCTGCGTCTCCACTGGTCACGGGCTCAAGGATCCAGATGTGGCGATATCTCAGAGCGTCAAGCCGATGGTTATCGATGCGACGATAGAGGCTCTTCAGAAGCTCCTGGAGGCGAGCTGA
- a CDS encoding homoserine kinase: MRCERAIVSSPATIANFGPGFDSFGLCLGSPRDRISIRRLPRGRYEVRVVGKHKVPTDPSENTASYAAIKLAGLCGCEDTGFSMTVRKGMKPGSGLGSSAASSAGGAVAMATILGLRNKEMILEAAAMGEELVAGSRHFDNVSAAIYGGFTVVSDLKTRTVLQIRPPKFQIVVALPEISVETRNAREILPNSVSIADAVCNVGWASGMLHAMMKRNVRMIGSYLDDKLALPYRIALIPGYQAVRLAALSAGAYGVSVGGSGPAVFAITQGNAVRIKNAMVDAFRSSSNLKASSFITVPGTGAKVEDSS; encoded by the coding sequence ATGAGGTGCGAGCGAGCGATAGTATCTTCTCCTGCAACCATCGCGAATTTTGGCCCAGGCTTTGACTCGTTCGGGCTCTGTCTGGGTTCGCCGAGGGACAGGATATCCATCAGAAGGTTGCCACGGGGTAGATACGAGGTAAGGGTCGTCGGCAAACACAAGGTCCCGACCGACCCATCGGAGAACACAGCTTCGTATGCCGCAATCAAGTTGGCCGGGCTGTGCGGCTGTGAGGATACCGGATTCTCCATGACTGTCAGGAAGGGCATGAAACCTGGAAGTGGTCTTGGGAGCAGCGCAGCCTCGTCAGCAGGCGGTGCCGTCGCGATGGCAACGATTCTGGGGTTGCGGAACAAGGAGATGATCCTCGAGGCAGCGGCTATGGGTGAGGAGCTTGTGGCTGGGTCGCGGCACTTCGATAACGTATCCGCAGCGATTTACGGAGGATTCACGGTCGTCTCTGATCTGAAGACCAGGACTGTCCTTCAGATACGGCCTCCAAAATTCCAGATCGTCGTCGCACTTCCAGAGATATCGGTCGAGACGAGGAACGCTCGGGAGATCCTCCCTAATTCGGTCTCAATCGCTGATGCAGTGTGCAATGTCGGATGGGCGTCTGGAATGCTGCACGCCATGATGAAGCGAAACGTGCGCATGATCGGATCCTATCTTGATGACAAGCTAGCGCTGCCGTACAGAATTGCACTCATACCAGGTTACCAGGCGGTCCGCCTCGCGGCCTTGAGCGCAGGGGCATATGGCGTCTCAGTTGGCGGATCAGGCCCAGCTGTCTTCGCCATCACACAAGGCAATGCCGTACGGATCAAGAATGCCATGGTGGATGCGTTCCGGAGCTCCTCAAACCTCAAGGCGAGTTCGTTCATCACTGTGCCTGGGACGGGAGCAAAGGTAGAGGATTCGAGCTGA
- a CDS encoding asparagine synthetase A: MVIYLAGMSVLPSRISMKEAVSHIRGEKRKHILSVQSAALKAIHDYMYKRGVVQAMPIILSPETDPLNHPHFAATVEYYGQKLHLTKSMILHKQLSLLNDGIDKIYFMSPNVRLEEGALKESGRHLFEFTQVDIELKDKTKKDFIRFIDGMIVDVFKFVKRECSDDLRALDRELIVPRLPLKVYESEDLIRLHGEHFERIASEQAKDPFWIMNFRREFYDREDKEKRGYYHNYDVFWPEGYGEALSGGEREWEHQEILRKMKERKTDLRAFDTYLTVSSQGLIPRTVGGGLGIERMVRFLTGQKHIRDVTLFPRVPGERIVF; this comes from the coding sequence ATGGTGATATACCTTGCTGGGATGTCCGTCCTTCCGTCAAGGATTAGCATGAAGGAAGCGGTGTCGCACATAAGAGGGGAGAAGCGCAAACATATATTGAGCGTGCAGTCGGCAGCGCTGAAAGCCATTCACGACTACATGTACAAGCGCGGGGTGGTTCAGGCGATGCCCATTATCCTTTCGCCTGAGACAGATCCTCTGAACCATCCACACTTCGCGGCGACAGTGGAGTACTATGGACAGAAGTTGCACTTGACGAAGAGTATGATCCTTCACAAGCAACTCTCGCTCCTCAACGACGGCATAGACAAGATCTACTTCATGTCGCCGAATGTCAGGCTTGAAGAGGGCGCGCTGAAGGAGAGCGGAAGGCATCTCTTCGAATTCACTCAAGTGGACATAGAGTTGAAGGACAAGACGAAGAAGGATTTCATCCGATTCATCGATGGCATGATAGTCGACGTATTCAAGTTCGTGAAGAGGGAGTGTTCTGACGACCTGAGAGCACTCGATAGGGAACTCATCGTGCCGAGGCTCCCACTGAAAGTCTACGAATCAGAGGACCTGATCAGACTGCATGGCGAGCATTTCGAGAGGATAGCCTCCGAACAGGCAAAGGACCCGTTCTGGATAATGAACTTCAGAAGGGAGTTCTACGACCGAGAGGACAAAGAGAAGAGAGGCTACTACCACAACTACGATGTCTTCTGGCCCGAAGGTTATGGCGAGGCCCTCTCCGGCGGTGAGAGGGAGTGGGAGCATCAAGAGATACTCCGCAAGATGAAAGAGAGAAAGACGGATCTCAGGGCCTTCGATACATACCTGACGGTCTCTAGCCAGGGCCTGATTCCGCGAACGGTCGGTGGCGGCCTCGGGATCGAGAGGATGGTTCGATTCCTGACAGGTCAGAAGCACATAAGGGACGTCACGTTGTTCCCCAGGGTACCTGGGGAGCGAATCGTCTTCTAG
- a CDS encoding Lrp/AsnC family transcriptional regulator, with product MLDEKDSSILEELMMDSRKTTKAIARELGIPRATVHDRIVKMEQKHIIKKYTAVPDYSQLGLGVIAFILVQFESEKGLSQRDTADDIASISGIFEVHMISGEYDMLLKVRGSSMEEIGKLVIDRLREVKGVARTLTCACFTTVKE from the coding sequence ATGTTGGACGAAAAGGATTCGTCTATCCTCGAAGAACTGATGATGGACTCTCGAAAGACGACAAAAGCCATCGCAAGAGAGCTTGGAATCCCGAGAGCCACAGTGCACGACCGCATCGTGAAGATGGAGCAAAAACACATCATCAAGAAATACACGGCAGTGCCAGACTACTCCCAGCTTGGTCTTGGGGTCATAGCTTTCATACTCGTCCAGTTCGAGTCCGAGAAGGGGCTTTCTCAGCGCGACACCGCCGATGACATCGCCTCGATATCAGGGATATTCGAGGTCCACATGATCTCCGGCGAATACGACATGTTGCTCAAGGTCCGCGGCTCGAGCATGGAGGAGATCGGCAAGCTCGTGATAGACCGCCTCCGCGAGGTGAAAGGCGTAGCCAGGACTCTGACATGCGCTTGCTTCACGACCGTGAAGGAATGA
- a CDS encoding trimethylamine methyltransferase family protein codes for MLDKNGVAKIRHAALEILEQTGVAVRSEKAQELLREAGCEIDKKSAVVKFPQSLVLECTKKNDRTVTLYGRTRKHDARLDFEHVHICSDGNGTDAIDFESRQRRPSKKSDVAKSAFVTDALAGHGVNWPSVTSQDVPTGTRHIHDLQASLENTEKHITIATNTSVWESQDVLELAAAAAGSHEELRRRPIISSIHTSFSPLQIEGGSLDAGLFMAEAGIPICFYVMPGPGSTGPATLAGSVALGVAEALAGNTIMQVQTPGTAFVFSCGMANLDMKTSTRAGGGPEHGLTSAAYSQMAHSMGFPSLVGGFVTTAKEPDEQAAYEKFASAVTPILAGADMIAGIGLIEDCRTLWLEQLVIDSEMSKIIERMARGIDVNEDTLALEVINKVGIAKDYLGQRHTMEHFRTEHFIPIVSDRSSFDTWVAKGSKTLMQRAGEEVKRIFKEHNVDPVRGEVAETAQRLVRKRMK; via the coding sequence TTGCTGGACAAGAACGGGGTCGCGAAGATACGGCACGCAGCCCTGGAGATACTCGAACAGACGGGGGTTGCGGTTCGAAGCGAAAAAGCGCAGGAGTTGCTTCGCGAGGCGGGCTGCGAGATTGACAAGAAAAGCGCAGTCGTGAAGTTTCCCCAGTCACTCGTATTGGAGTGCACCAAGAAGAACGACAGGACGGTCACGCTCTACGGAAGGACGAGGAAGCACGATGCGAGGCTTGACTTCGAGCACGTGCACATCTGCAGCGACGGGAACGGCACTGATGCGATTGACTTCGAATCGAGGCAGAGGAGGCCCTCGAAGAAATCCGATGTCGCCAAGAGCGCCTTCGTCACAGATGCACTCGCTGGCCACGGCGTGAACTGGCCGTCCGTGACTTCACAGGACGTTCCCACGGGAACGAGGCACATTCACGATCTCCAGGCATCGCTCGAGAACACCGAGAAACATATCACTATCGCAACAAATACATCGGTCTGGGAATCTCAGGACGTCCTCGAGCTCGCAGCTGCGGCCGCCGGCAGTCACGAGGAACTCAGGAGAAGACCGATCATATCATCCATACACACCAGCTTCTCGCCTCTCCAGATAGAGGGAGGGAGCCTGGACGCCGGTCTGTTCATGGCGGAGGCAGGCATTCCGATCTGTTTCTACGTAATGCCAGGCCCTGGGTCGACTGGCCCCGCAACATTGGCGGGATCAGTGGCGCTCGGGGTTGCGGAGGCGCTGGCCGGCAACACGATCATGCAGGTCCAGACCCCCGGGACGGCATTCGTGTTCTCATGCGGAATGGCGAACCTGGACATGAAGACCTCGACTCGCGCTGGAGGAGGGCCTGAGCACGGCCTCACATCTGCAGCCTATTCTCAAATGGCCCACAGCATGGGATTCCCTTCGCTGGTAGGTGGGTTTGTAACGACGGCCAAGGAACCTGACGAGCAAGCTGCATACGAGAAGTTCGCGAGCGCGGTGACGCCAATCCTCGCAGGCGCGGACATGATAGCCGGCATTGGGCTGATAGAGGATTGCAGGACGCTCTGGCTCGAGCAACTGGTGATCGACAGCGAGATGTCCAAGATAATCGAGAGGATGGCGCGCGGAATCGATGTCAACGAGGACACGCTCGCACTCGAAGTCATCAACAAGGTGGGCATCGCCAAGGACTATCTCGGCCAGAGACACACCATGGAACACTTCAGGACGGAGCATTTCATCCCGATTGTCTCAGACAGATCCTCCTTCGACACCTGGGTCGCCAAGGGTTCGAAGACTCTGATGCAAAGAGCCGGAGAAGAGGTCAAGAGGATCTTCAAGGAGCACAATGTCGATCCCGTCAGGGGCGAGGTCGCGGAGACCGCTCAGAGGCTGGTTCGGAAACGGATGAAGTGA
- a CDS encoding trimethylamine methyltransferase family protein → MAFGIKRGVRFQILGDGDLNRIHWGTLHILEKVGVQVDSVACRKLLKDNGCEVDEKTRIARIPSHLVEEALAKKKASITLAGRNPKFDAKLDMNHSYMTANGNGAVTVDFESGKRRPSMKKDVANSSRIIDTLENVHIHWPMVSSTDQHPSTVHLHDFDASLNNTEKHVMYETGVTVSDARTLTEMGYAAAGGEKEYRRRPLSSCLQCTYAPLQHDAGVMDASLEFAKAGVPLVFFGMPQPGATGPATLVGSLVVGNAEVLSALTMIQLSTPGAAVIYGMGNAPLDMRTTIRAGGSPEHAISSAIATELAHHYGMPSCVGVSATAKEPGDQAVMEYYTGCVGPLLAGADLMCGVGLLEDSSCLFYEEIVIDDEIVGAIARLIRGEWADDETMALDVIEKVGPGKNFLAQRHTLTHMRTEFFMPNLVDRRSFDAWSQTGSKSMRDRAREKVKEILANHKVPPLDANAQKKLDAIIEKAKKPMWGGESKTH, encoded by the coding sequence ATGGCCTTTGGCATTAAGCGGGGCGTCCGCTTCCAAATCCTTGGCGACGGCGATTTGAACAGGATCCACTGGGGCACACTCCATATACTCGAGAAGGTAGGTGTCCAGGTTGACAGCGTCGCCTGTAGGAAGCTACTGAAAGACAATGGTTGTGAAGTCGACGAGAAGACGAGAATAGCTAGGATCCCATCGCATTTGGTCGAGGAGGCGCTGGCGAAGAAGAAAGCATCCATAACGCTTGCCGGCAGGAACCCGAAGTTCGATGCGAAGCTGGATATGAACCACAGCTACATGACCGCTAACGGTAACGGCGCCGTGACGGTGGACTTCGAGAGCGGAAAGAGAAGGCCGTCGATGAAGAAGGATGTCGCGAACTCCTCGAGGATCATCGATACGCTCGAGAACGTGCATATCCACTGGCCGATGGTAAGCTCCACTGACCAACACCCGTCCACCGTGCACCTGCACGACTTCGACGCTTCTCTCAACAACACCGAGAAGCACGTCATGTACGAGACGGGCGTGACGGTCTCCGATGCGAGGACCCTGACGGAGATGGGGTACGCAGCCGCTGGCGGCGAGAAGGAATACAGGAGAAGGCCGCTGTCTTCATGCCTGCAGTGCACATATGCTCCTCTTCAGCATGATGCGGGCGTCATGGACGCGAGCCTAGAGTTCGCCAAAGCCGGAGTCCCACTGGTATTCTTTGGGATGCCGCAACCTGGCGCAACTGGACCAGCGACCTTGGTCGGCTCGCTCGTTGTCGGCAACGCTGAGGTGCTCAGCGCACTGACAATGATCCAACTGTCCACGCCAGGAGCGGCTGTCATCTACGGGATGGGCAACGCACCATTGGACATGAGGACAACCATAAGAGCGGGTGGGAGCCCAGAGCACGCGATCTCATCTGCGATTGCGACCGAGCTCGCGCACCACTATGGAATGCCGTCATGCGTCGGCGTTTCGGCGACAGCTAAAGAGCCGGGAGACCAGGCGGTGATGGAGTACTACACTGGTTGCGTCGGTCCATTGCTGGCTGGAGCTGACTTGATGTGCGGCGTTGGCCTGCTAGAGGATTCGAGCTGCCTCTTCTACGAGGAGATTGTGATCGACGACGAGATCGTCGGCGCGATCGCTAGGCTCATCAGGGGCGAATGGGCGGACGACGAGACGATGGCACTGGACGTCATCGAGAAGGTGGGTCCGGGCAAGAACTTCCTGGCCCAGAGGCACACGTTGACTCACATGAGGACCGAGTTCTTCATGCCGAACCTCGTCGACAGGCGCTCGTTCGATGCGTGGTCGCAGACCGGCTCGAAGTCCATGAGGGACAGGGCAAGGGAGAAAGTCAAGGAAATTCTCGCGAACCACAAGGTTCCGCCGCTCGATGCCAACGCCCAGAAGAAGCTGGACGCCATCATCGAGAAGGCAAAGAAGCCGATGTGGGGCGGGGAGTCGAAGACCCACTAG